The following are encoded together in the Carassius auratus strain Wakin chromosome 34, ASM336829v1, whole genome shotgun sequence genome:
- the LOC113053738 gene encoding ladderlectin-like, whose product MAILRSVLLLFIVFSMGNADVEIAERCPNGWINFGVRCFKYFSQSVNWITAERNCLSLDANLASVHSKAENEFVQSLLPSSSTRCWFGIQDGEQEGQWVWSDGTPYDYAYWCAGEPNNSGVENCGEVNINQSSNRCWNDLPCLSQIGYVCAKVL is encoded by the exons ATGGCAATCCTGAGAAGTGTGCTGCTTCTTTTCATTGTGTTCTCTATGGGGAATGCAGATG TTGAGATAGCTGAAAGATGCCCCAATGGATGGATAAACTTTGGAGTCCGATGCTTCAAGTACTTCTCTCAGTCGGTTAACTGGATCACAGCAGAG aGAAACTGTCTAAGTCTGGATGCAAATCTCGCATCTGTGCACAGTAAAGCGGAAAATGAGTTTGTGCAGAGTCTGTTGCCCTCTTCTTCCACACGTTGTTGGTTTGGTATTCAAGATGGGGAACAA GAAGGACAGTGGGTGTGGAGTGATGGAACTCCATATGACTATGCCTACTGGTGTGCTGGAGAACCTAACAATTCGGGTGTCGAAAACTGTGGGGAGGTCAACATCAACCAGAGTT CTAATCGTTGTTGGAACGATCTACCCTGTTTGAGTCAAATAGGCTATGTTTGTGCTAAAGTCCTGTGA